GCTTAATCTCGAGATTCAGGGAAGATCCCGGGTGCAAGGTCTTTTTGTCCACAGATGCGGGCGGGGTCGGATTGAACCTGCAAAGCGGATCGGTTGTGATGAACATGGATATCCCCTGGAACCCGGCGATTCTTGAACAGCGGATCGGACGTGTGCATCGGCTTGGACAGCACAAGACCGTTCGGATCATCAACTTTGTCACGGCCTCTTCTATCGAGGAGAGAATCCTGGATCTCCTTAAATTCAAGACATCATTGTTTGCGGGCGCGCTCGATCACGACGGGGAAGATGTGGTCATGGCCGGCGAGTCCCGTCTCAAAGAATTCATGAAGTCCATGGAAACCATAACCGAGGGCTTGGAAAAATCGGATCCGGAACAAGAAAGGGAGGAGCAGAGAGAAGCCGAAGAGGATCACAAGGCAGCCACGATCCAGGAACAAGCCGCCGGCAACGGAGAGGGCGCCATCCGAAAAGGGGGAGGGAGCGGAAAAGAACAAGACCCCCTGAACACTCTTCTTGTGAGCGGGGCTCAATTTCTCATGCACTTAAGCAAAACAATCTCGCCGCCGAGTCAAGGTGAGGCGCAGCCCATGGAGAAACGCCTATATTCCATGATCGGCAGAGATGCCGAAACAGGCGATGCCTATTTAAAGATACCACTCCCGGAACCGGAGGTATTAGGAAATATTTTTTCCGCTCTTGGCAAGCTTGTCTCCAATACCATGGCTGCTCAAAAAGGAGGTTCATAGCGATGATCCCTTTTGCGCAGGAATATTGCGGTGATGCTGCGCCGGGAGAGCATAAGACATGAAGGGAAATGTAGGTATACTCACCTTACGCGAACTGTCGCCGGACTTCGACGAATGGCCGGGACGATGGATGGGTACGAAGGAAGACCGTGAATACGGGAAGAAGCTGCTTCCTTTCATGGAGAAGTTTCTGCGGGAGACAAAGACGTCATGAGCATAAATCGCAACGATCTGGTCATTCAAATGCGGAAAGCCTCTGCTATCAATCCACCAGTTTGTTCCTGACCCGTTCAACCGAAATGACGACCGGTTTTTGTGCCTTGAGGTAAGGGGAGAGTTTTTGCAGGGAGGCTTCAGCTTCGGACCGGTCCTTGTAAATTCCGCAAAGAACTTTATAGGCTGGCTTGTCGTTGAACAGGGCATTCAGAATAAAGACCTTTTCCTCCTTCGACGCCTCCTCTATATCCTTGGAAGCAAAATTCAGATAGGAGGTGATCTCGATCTGTATGGTGAAGGATGGATCCGGAGCGGAGCGGACCAGGTCCGCCCAGTCTTTCATGGCGCTTTTGAGATTCCCGTTCTTGAAATTAACCAATCCCTTTGCATAGAGATCATTCCATGAAGGCAAAGTTGCTGCCGGCGCCGACGGTTTGGTCTCGGCCTGAACCTTTGATGACGGCTCAACAATTTTTTCATGCGCCGCCTGTTCGGTTTGAGCCGGAGGCTCCTTGACATCGGGTCCGGCCTTTGCCTCTTTCGAAGGCTCAGAGGCTTTTTCTTCTTCTGCCGGTTTGACCTCTCCCTGCGTCTCCCTGATCTCCGCGGTATCCTGCTTTTCAGGGGGTGTTTCCTGCACGGCAGGCGCTTCGGCTGTTTTCATTTCCTGACCGGGGACCGGGCTTTCGCCGGCTGTTTGGGCCTGCCCTTTTTCCATAAGCTTCTGTACGATCTCTTTATCTCTCCTGGCCTTAAAATCTCTGGTGGTCACCTGTGCTCTGATGCGTTCGGCAAAATCGTTGATTTTGGACCCCTTGTCCAGGGAGAAATAGAAGAAGGCCGCTCCGCCCATAAGGACGATGACTCCCAGAAAGAGCAAAACCTGAGTTAGGGTGGATCGCCTTTTTTCTTGAATCATCACCTCTTTCAGGATGGCCTCTTCTTCTTGTCCCTCAGCCGGACCGGATGCTTCGGTCTCCTTTTCCCAGGCATTAAGCGGGCGGTCCTCGGTCTTGAATGGAATCTCATCGGCCTTGGATGCAGTCTGCTCATCCTCCATGGGAATCGGCTCAGACTCTTCAGCGGGAGGCGGAGCCTGCCCCTGGGATTCGCTTTCGTACTCCGAAGTCACGGGTTGAACCTGCGGAGGAATTTCCTGGATCTCTTCTACGGGCGCCCCGCCGATCTGTTCCGGAAGGTTTTCGTCTTCTTCTTCGACTTCATCAGCCACGATCTTTGAGTAATCAACAGATCCTTGCTCTTCTTGCTCAAAGACAGGGATCTCTTCAGCCTGTTCTTCAGGCAGAATCTCATCCATGAATGTGGAGAGCGAGGATTCGTTCATGCTCGGGATTTCTTCCTGGCCCTCCATAGACCCGGTGATGTCCGCCTTATTTTCCAAGGCCGCGGCAGGGGCCTGTATCTCCACGACCCCCAGACAGGAGAGCGTATAGAGGATCTTTTTTGTCATTGAAGAATCGAGGTCGGCGGCGTCTATGATCTCCTGAATGGCCTTCTCTCCGTCGATTTGGTCGAGGATTGTTTTGTCTTCTCCTCTGAAGCTGAGTTCCCCGGATGGGATGGTTACGGACGTCGCCCGTACCACCTGGTTCGTATCCCCCAGTACACGGTCGATGAAACTGTTATCCTTAATGAGCCGTATCCCCTCGGAAACAAGCTTGGAAAAAGCCACATGGAACTTCGGAAGGTCCTTGGGGATCAGCGTGGAAGCCTCCTGTTCGTTGAAGGCATAGGAGGCGTTCTCCCAGGAGAAAAGGCTGAAGAGGATGGAGACGAATTGGTACTTGCATTCGGCATAGAGATCTTTTGGGGTGAGGAATCCCTTCTTGATCAGGATCTGTCCGAAATTGTTCCCGGTTTTTTTCTGGTCTTCGAGCACGGCCTCTTTAAGCTGGTCCCTGGTGATTTTGCCGCGTGCGCAAAGAATTTCGCCGAGAAGATCCCTTTTCAGGTTGGAACGAAAGGCAATGGGCTCACCATCCTGGAAAAAGATCCGTTTTTCAACGGTCTCCTTTTTGGCCAGGAGGATACCTGTCTTGCCGGCCTTTTTTATCTCTATCAAAAGTGCAGGAAAAGGTTTTACATCGATCCCATCCCCCCATGCCGGATCTTCTGCCATGGCCGCTCCTGTGTGATATTTTGTTTTGTTTATAAAAGGTTGGATTCACTATATCGTATGGGAAAACAAAAATCAAGAAGGAATCGCAAACCGGGTGTGCGACAAAAATGCCTGTCCTTCGATCCCCCGATCGAGTCGGAGAATGACGCTCTCAGAGAAATGGTTGCCTATAAATTTGTCGCACACCCTCGCAAGCCGTTTCCGGACAAACCCGGAGTCCATGGTAGAAGCACGAGATCCATCAGCGTCATGACAGACCAAACCGCCTTTGCAGTCAGGAAAAAGCTGACGCCTCGGCTGCACAGGCTATGGGGCCGCTTGTGCTGAAGGTTAGAACTCCCCGGCCATTTTTACGGCCTGAGCCACGGCCTCTTTTCTCTTTCCGGCCGCAGTCTCAGGGCCGCCCGCGAGGGTGGGCTCGATTACAATAGACCGGATGTCAGTGAATCCCATGAAACCGAGAACGGTTTCGAGGTATGGTTTCTGCAGGTCGTAGGATGCATATTCGGTACCGGCAGGATACTCACCGCCTCTGGAATAGGCCGCAAACACGGGCTTTCCCGTAACCAGCCCCTTATAACCCTCTTCCGGGGAAAAGGAGAAGGTGTAACCCGGCTGGACGATGATGTCGATATACTGCTTGAGCCGGTAAGGGATGCCGAAGTTCCACATGGGAACGGCAAACACATACTTGTCCGCGGCCTTGAATTCCTCAATGACCGCCTCCACGCCCTTCCACACGGCAAGCTCTTCCCTGGAGTGCTTCTCCCCGTGGAGGATCGTGTACTTTGCAGTAACGGCCAGGCCGTCAAAGGCCGGAAGATCTTTCTTAAAGAGATCAAGAGTCAGGATCTCATCCTTGGGATGTCTCTTGCTGTAGGCATCCACGAACGCATCGGCCACAGCGATGGAATAGGAGCGGACGTGCCTGGG
The Nitrospirae bacterium CG2_30_53_67 genome window above contains:
- a CDS encoding FMN-dependent NADH-azoreductase gives rise to the protein MSKLLYIQASPRHVRSYSIAVADAFVDAYSKRHPKDEILTLDLFKKDLPAFDGLAVTAKYTILHGEKHSREELAVWKGVEAVIEEFKAADKYVFAVPMWNFGIPYRLKQYIDIIVQPGYTFSFSPEEGYKGLVTGKPVFAAYSRGGEYPAGTEYASYDLQKPYLETVLGFMGFTDIRSIVIEPTLAGGPETAAGKRKEAVAQAVKMAGEF